A genomic stretch from Pseudomonas sp. MUP55 includes:
- a CDS encoding folate-binding protein YgfZ: protein MADSAFFCPLTHEGILAVRGADAAKFLQGQLTCNLNYLSDTQASLGARCTQKGRMQSSFRILLQGDGVLLAMASELLEPQLADLKKYAVFSKSKLTDESAAWVRFGLANADQTLSALGLALPVETDSVARTEALIAIRVSPGRAELWAPAEQAEQLRSQLAATLPQADLNEWLLGQIRAGIGQVMAQTRELFIPQMLNLQAVGGVSFKKGCYTGQEIVARMQYLGKLKRRLYRLSLAAAELPEPGTALFSPSHNSSVGEVVIAAKADQSIELLAVLQAEAAEQGDVRLGSLEGPGLQMLDLPYPLDRDREIQR from the coding sequence ATGGCCGACTCTGCTTTCTTCTGCCCACTGACCCATGAAGGTATTCTTGCCGTCCGCGGCGCTGACGCTGCCAAGTTCCTTCAGGGCCAACTGACCTGCAACCTCAATTACCTGAGCGACACCCAAGCCAGCCTGGGCGCGCGCTGCACGCAAAAAGGCCGGATGCAGTCGAGTTTTCGCATCCTGTTACAAGGTGACGGTGTGCTGCTGGCCATGGCCAGCGAACTGCTCGAACCGCAACTGGCGGACCTGAAGAAATACGCAGTGTTCTCCAAATCCAAACTCACCGACGAAAGCGCCGCCTGGGTGCGTTTCGGCCTGGCAAATGCCGACCAGACCCTGTCCGCGCTTGGCCTGGCGTTACCGGTCGAGACTGACAGCGTAGCGCGCACCGAGGCGCTGATCGCCATCCGCGTATCGCCTGGCCGCGCTGAACTGTGGGCCCCCGCCGAACAGGCCGAGCAACTGCGCAGCCAATTAGCGGCAACCCTGCCGCAAGCCGACCTGAATGAATGGCTGCTGGGCCAGATCCGCGCCGGCATCGGCCAGGTGATGGCGCAGACCCGCGAACTGTTCATCCCGCAGATGCTCAACCTGCAAGCCGTGGGCGGTGTCAGCTTCAAGAAAGGCTGCTACACCGGTCAGGAAATCGTTGCGCGCATGCAGTACCTGGGCAAACTCAAACGCCGGCTGTACCGCCTTAGCCTCGCAGCCGCCGAGTTACCCGAACCGGGCACCGCGCTGTTTTCCCCCAGCCATAACAGTTCGGTCGGCGAAGTGGTGATTGCGGCAAAAGCCGACCAGTCCATTGAACTTCTCGCCGTGCTGCAAGCCGAAGCTGCCGAACAGGGCGACGTGCGCCTGGGCAGCCTGGAAGGCCCCGGCCTGCAAATGCTTGACCTGCCTTACCCGTTGGATCGCGACCGCGAGATCCAGCGTTAA
- a CDS encoding succinate dehydrogenase assembly factor 2 yields MVEEVEINRLYWHSRRGMLELDVLLVPFTKEVYATLNKVDRDLYVRLLTCEDQDMFGWFMERAESQDPELQRMVRMILDRVQPK; encoded by the coding sequence ATGGTCGAAGAAGTAGAAATCAATCGCCTCTACTGGCACAGCCGTCGCGGCATGCTGGAGTTGGACGTGTTGCTGGTGCCTTTCACCAAGGAAGTCTACGCGACGCTCAACAAGGTAGATCGCGACCTTTACGTACGACTGCTGACCTGCGAAGACCAGGACATGTTCGGCTGGTTCATGGAGCGCGCCGAATCGCAAGACCCGGAACTGCAACGCATGGTTCGGATGATCCTGGATCGTGTCCAGCCCAAGTAA
- a CDS encoding protein YgfX, producing the protein MSSPSNRFECRWQASRLLLAAYLVAQLFALGACLVVDLPFASLGMLVCLAHAAWVLPRHVLLTHRSSVRGLRRDDDGWQLFSAERGWHSVQLRPDSLALPLVVVLRYRVQGERWVRSTCVPRDAQTADMHRRLRVRLKFSRRRWLAPE; encoded by the coding sequence GTGTCCAGCCCAAGTAACCGTTTCGAATGCCGCTGGCAGGCCTCACGGCTGTTGCTGGCGGCGTATCTGGTTGCCCAGCTGTTCGCGCTGGGTGCCTGCCTGGTTGTCGACCTACCTTTTGCCTCTCTGGGCATGCTGGTATGCCTGGCCCATGCCGCCTGGGTGTTGCCGCGGCATGTCCTGCTGACTCACCGCTCGTCGGTTCGGGGCCTGCGCCGCGACGATGACGGCTGGCAATTGTTCAGCGCCGAACGCGGTTGGCACAGCGTGCAGTTACGGCCCGACAGCCTTGCGCTGCCGCTGGTGGTAGTGCTGCGTTATCGCGTGCAGGGTGAGCGCTGGGTGCGCTCGACATGCGTGCCCCGCGACGCGCAGACCGCCGATATGCACCGGCGCCTGCGCGTACGCTTGAAGTTCAGTCGCCGTAGGTGGCTGGCACCAGAATAG
- the nadB gene encoding L-aspartate oxidase — MSQQFQHDVLVIGSGAAGLSLALTLPSHLRIAVLSKGDLANGSTFWAQGGVAAVLDDTDTVQSHVEDTLNAGGGLCNEDAVRFTVEHSREAIQWLIDQGVPFTRDEHAGNDDGGFEFHLTREGGHSHRRIIHAADATGAAIFKTLLDQARQRPNIELLEQRVAVDLITEKRLGLSGERCLGAYVLNRASGEVDTYGARFTILASGGAAKVYLYTSNPDGACGDGIAMAWRSGCRVANLEFNQFHPTCLYHPQAKSFLITEALRGEGAHLKLPNGERFMQRFDPRAELAPRDIVARAIDHEMKRLGIDCVYLDISHKPEAFIKTHFPTVYERCLTFNIDITKGPIPVVPAAHYTCGGVMVDQHGRTDVPGLYAIGETSFTGLHGANRMASNSLLECFVYARSAAADILEQLPRIPVPAALPRWDASQVTDSDEDVIIAHNWDELRRFMWDYVGIVRTNKRLQRAQHRVRLLLDEIDEFYSNYKVSRDLIELRNLAQVAELMIRSAMERKESRGLHYTLDYPQMLPEARDTILVPATYGD, encoded by the coding sequence ATGAGCCAACAGTTTCAACACGATGTTCTGGTGATCGGCAGCGGCGCCGCCGGCTTGAGCCTGGCACTGACCCTCCCCAGCCACTTGCGTATTGCCGTACTGAGCAAAGGCGACCTGGCCAACGGTTCGACATTCTGGGCCCAGGGCGGCGTCGCTGCCGTGCTGGACGACACCGACACCGTACAGTCCCATGTCGAAGACACCCTCAATGCCGGTGGCGGCCTGTGCAATGAGGACGCGGTGCGCTTCACGGTCGAGCATAGCCGCGAAGCCATCCAATGGCTGATCGACCAGGGGGTGCCTTTCACACGCGACGAGCACGCAGGCAACGACGACGGCGGTTTCGAGTTTCACCTGACCCGCGAAGGCGGCCATAGCCACCGCCGTATCATCCATGCCGCCGACGCCACCGGCGCCGCGATCTTCAAGACCTTGCTCGACCAGGCCCGCCAACGCCCCAATATCGAATTGTTGGAGCAACGCGTGGCCGTAGACCTGATCACCGAAAAGCGCCTGGGCCTTAGCGGTGAGCGCTGCCTCGGCGCCTACGTGCTCAACCGCGCCAGCGGCGAAGTCGACACCTACGGCGCACGCTTCACCATTCTCGCCTCCGGTGGGGCAGCCAAGGTCTACCTCTATACCAGCAACCCCGACGGCGCCTGCGGTGACGGCATTGCCATGGCCTGGCGCTCGGGCTGCCGAGTGGCGAACCTGGAATTCAACCAGTTTCACCCCACTTGCCTGTATCACCCCCAAGCCAAGAGTTTCCTCATCACCGAGGCCCTGCGCGGTGAAGGTGCACACCTGAAGTTGCCCAACGGCGAACGCTTCATGCAACGCTTCGACCCACGCGCAGAACTGGCGCCGCGCGACATCGTCGCCCGCGCCATTGACCATGAAATGAAGCGCCTGGGCATCGACTGCGTCTATCTGGACATCAGCCACAAGCCGGAAGCGTTCATCAAGACGCACTTCCCCACCGTCTACGAACGCTGCCTGACCTTCAACATCGACATCACCAAAGGCCCAATCCCTGTGGTGCCCGCCGCGCATTACACTTGCGGCGGCGTGATGGTCGACCAGCATGGCCGCACCGACGTGCCCGGCTTATACGCCATCGGCGAAACCAGCTTCACCGGCCTGCACGGCGCCAATCGCATGGCCAGCAACTCGTTGCTCGAATGCTTTGTGTACGCGCGTTCCGCGGCGGCGGACATCCTTGAACAACTGCCGCGTATCCCGGTGCCGGCCGCCCTGCCGCGTTGGGATGCCAGCCAGGTGACGGATTCGGACGAAGACGTGATCATCGCGCACAACTGGGACGAGCTGCGGCGCTTCATGTGGGATTACGTGGGAATCGTGCGCACCAACAAGCGGCTGCAGCGGGCACAGCACCGGGTGCGCTTGCTGCTGGATGAAATCGATGAGTTCTACAGCAACTATAAAGTCAGCCGCGACCTGATCGAATTGCGCAACCTGGCTCAAGTCGCCGAACTGATGATTCGCTCGGCCATGGAACGCAAGGAAAGCCGGGGCCTGCATTACACACTCGACTACCCGCAGATGCTGCCCGAGGCCCGCGACACTATTCTGGTGCCAGCCACCTACGGCGACTGA
- the rpoE gene encoding RNA polymerase sigma factor RpoE yields the protein MLTQEEDQQLVERVQRGDKRAFDLLVLKYQHKILGLIVRFVHDTHEAQDVAQEAFIKAYRALGNFRGDSAFYTWLYRIAINTAKNYLVSRGRRPPDSDVSSEDAEFYDGDHGLKDLESPERALLRDEIEGTVHRTIQQLPEDLRTALTLREFDGLSYEDIASVMQCPVGTVRSRIFRAREAIDKALQPLLQEN from the coding sequence ATGCTAACCCAGGAAGAGGATCAGCAGCTGGTCGAGCGCGTACAACGCGGCGACAAGCGAGCATTTGATCTGCTAGTGCTGAAATATCAGCACAAAATTCTCGGGTTGATCGTGCGGTTTGTGCACGACACCCATGAAGCGCAGGACGTTGCACAGGAAGCCTTTATCAAGGCTTACCGTGCACTGGGCAATTTTCGCGGTGATAGCGCGTTTTATACGTGGCTGTACCGCATCGCCATCAACACGGCGAAGAACTATCTGGTGTCTCGCGGGCGCCGCCCACCAGACAGTGATGTCAGTTCAGAAGATGCTGAATTTTACGATGGTGATCACGGTCTCAAAGATCTCGAGTCGCCGGAGCGAGCATTGCTGCGCGACGAAATAGAGGGAACCGTTCATCGAACGATTCAGCAACTGCCAGAAGATTTACGTACGGCGTTAACTTTACGTGAATTTGATGGTCTGAGTTACGAAGACATTGCGAGCGTCATGCAATGTCCGGTGGGGACTGTAAGGTCACGGATTTTCCGGGCCCGGGAAGCCATCGACAAAGCCTTGCAACCGTTGTTGCAGGAAAACTAA
- a CDS encoding sigma-E factor negative regulatory protein, whose translation MSRDALQESLSAVMDNEADELELRRVLNAFDDAETRDTWSRYQVARAVMHKDLLIPRLDIAAAVSAALADEAVPAKAARGPWRSLGRLAVAASVTVAVLAGVRLYNQDEIAGAELAQQTQQPVMAGPQVKGPAVLAGYKESSDTAGPMANGVLQGQPGWQDQRLPGYLRQHAQEAAGKNAESALPYARAASLENR comes from the coding sequence ATGAGTCGTGATGCCCTGCAGGAATCGCTGTCCGCAGTGATGGATAACGAAGCGGATGAACTGGAACTTCGTCGGGTGCTCAACGCATTTGATGATGCCGAAACCCGTGATACCTGGTCTCGTTACCAAGTCGCTCGGGCGGTGATGCACAAGGATCTTCTAATCCCTCGTCTGGATATTGCTGCGGCCGTTTCTGCCGCGCTGGCCGATGAAGCCGTTCCGGCAAAAGCTGCTCGTGGTCCATGGCGTAGCCTGGGTCGTCTGGCAGTCGCTGCTTCGGTGACCGTCGCCGTACTGGCCGGTGTTCGTCTGTACAACCAGGACGAAATTGCTGGTGCCGAACTGGCCCAGCAGACTCAGCAACCGGTCATGGCCGGTCCGCAGGTCAAAGGTCCGGCTGTACTGGCTGGCTACAAGGAAAGCTCTGATACCGCCGGCCCTATGGCTAACGGTGTACTCCAGGGGCAACCCGGCTGGCAGGATCAGCGTCTACCAGGTTACCTGCGCCAACACGCACAGGAAGCGGCCGGGAAGAATGCTGAAAGTGCATTGCCATACGCTCGCGCAGCAAGCCTGGAAAACCGCTGA
- a CDS encoding MucB/RseB C-terminal domain-containing protein produces the protein MRAIPLLTLLLSSWFAVPAHADDAQDWLIRLGRAEQQQNFQGTFVYERNGSFSTHDIWQRVQNGQVRERLLQLDGSAQEVVRIDGNTQCVSGTLVAGLGNSRGTASRSLDPQKLNQFYDLAIIGKSRVAGRNAVIVSITPRDHYRYGFELHLDRETALPLKSLLLSEQGQLLERFQFVRLNTSTIPADRDLQPSGECTPVGLGRGKAAQATASSAWHLDWLPPGFELTSSTSRKDLQTKSTIDSLMYDDGLAHFSIFLESTEGASVPETRTQLGPTVAVSRHLNTVDGEMMVTVVGEIPIGTAERIALSVRGEKTAAKP, from the coding sequence ATGCGCGCCATACCGCTCCTTACGCTTCTGCTCAGTAGTTGGTTTGCAGTACCCGCCCATGCCGATGACGCCCAAGACTGGCTGATTCGACTTGGGCGTGCAGAGCAGCAGCAAAACTTTCAAGGTACGTTCGTTTACGAGCGTAACGGCAGCTTTTCTACCCATGACATCTGGCAACGTGTTCAGAATGGTCAGGTCCGAGAGCGGCTATTGCAGCTCGATGGCTCTGCCCAGGAAGTTGTGCGGATAGACGGTAATACCCAATGTGTCAGCGGCACTCTTGTGGCCGGCCTTGGGAACTCTCGTGGCACTGCGTCACGTTCGCTGGATCCGCAAAAACTCAATCAATTCTATGACTTGGCCATCATTGGCAAATCTCGCGTGGCCGGTCGTAATGCGGTGATTGTTTCGATTACCCCGCGTGACCATTATCGTTATGGTTTCGAACTCCACCTGGATCGTGAAACGGCATTGCCGCTCAAGTCGTTGCTACTCAGCGAGCAGGGTCAGCTGCTGGAGCGCTTTCAGTTCGTTCGATTGAATACGTCCACAATCCCCGCTGATCGCGATTTGCAGCCCAGTGGCGAATGCACGCCCGTTGGGCTTGGCCGCGGCAAGGCAGCGCAAGCAACCGCTTCCAGTGCGTGGCATCTAGATTGGTTGCCACCTGGATTTGAGCTGACCAGCAGTACATCTCGCAAAGACCTCCAAACCAAATCCACCATCGATAGCTTGATGTATGACGATGGGCTCGCACATTTTTCGATATTTCTTGAATCGACCGAAGGCGCAAGCGTGCCGGAAACCCGTACTCAGCTTGGACCTACGGTTGCGGTGTCTCGGCACCTGAATACGGTGGACGGCGAAATGATGGTAACCGTAGTGGGGGAAATCCCAATCGGCACTGCCGAGCGCATCGCGTTGTCGGTTCGCGGTGAAAAGACCGCAGCCAAGCCGTGA
- a CDS encoding DegQ family serine endoprotease: MSIPRLKSYLSIVATVLVLGQAVPAQAVELPDFTQLVEQASPAVVNISTTQKLPDRKVSNQQMPDLEGLPPMLREFFERGMPQPRSPRGGGGGQREAQSLGSGFIISPDGYILTNNHVIADADEILVRLADRSELKAKLVGTDPRSDVALLKIEGKDLPVLKLGKSQDLKAGQWVVAIGSPFGFDHTVTQGIVSAIGRSLPNENYVPFIQTDVPINPGNSGGPLFNLAGEVVGINSQIYTRSGGFMGVSFAIPIDVAMDVSNQLKAGGKVSRGWLGVVIQEVNKDLAESFGLDKPAGALVAQIQDDGPAAKGGLQVGDVILSMNGQPIIMSADLPHLVGALKAGSKAKLEVIRDGKRQNVELTVGAIPEEGATLDALGNAKPGAERSSNRLGIAVVELTAEQKKTYDLKSGVVIKEVQDGPAALIGLQPGDVITHLNNQAIDNTKEFTDIAKALPKNRSVSMRVLRQGRASFITFKLAE, from the coding sequence ATGTCGATACCACGTTTGAAGTCTTACCTATCCATAGTCGCCACGGTGTTGGTGCTGGGTCAGGCCGTGCCCGCGCAAGCGGTCGAGCTGCCTGACTTTACCCAACTGGTGGAGCAGGCCTCACCTGCGGTGGTGAATATCAGTACCACGCAGAAGTTGCCGGATCGCAAAGTTTCGAACCAGCAGATGCCCGACCTGGAAGGCCTGCCGCCAATGCTGCGCGAGTTCTTCGAACGAGGCATGCCGCAACCACGCTCGCCGCGTGGTGGTGGCGGTGGGCAGCGCGAGGCGCAGTCCCTGGGTTCCGGGTTCATCATTTCGCCTGACGGCTATATCCTGACCAACAATCACGTGATTGCCGATGCTGACGAGATCCTCGTGCGCCTGGCCGATCGCAGTGAGTTGAAAGCCAAGCTGGTCGGCACCGACCCGCGTTCCGACGTGGCCTTGCTGAAGATCGAAGGCAAAGACTTGCCAGTGCTCAAGTTGGGCAAGTCCCAGGACCTGAAAGCGGGCCAGTGGGTGGTGGCGATCGGTTCGCCGTTCGGTTTTGATCATACCGTCACCCAAGGCATCGTCAGCGCCATCGGTCGCAGCCTGCCCAATGAAAACTATGTGCCGTTCATCCAGACCGACGTGCCGATCAACCCGGGCAACTCCGGAGGTCCGTTGTTCAACCTGGCGGGCGAAGTGGTAGGCATCAACTCGCAGATCTACACCCGTTCCGGCGGTTTCATGGGGGTGTCTTTCGCGATTCCGATCGACGTGGCCATGGATGTCTCCAATCAGCTCAAAGCCGGTGGCAAAGTGAGCCGTGGTTGGCTGGGTGTGGTGATTCAGGAAGTGAACAAGGACCTTGCAGAGTCTTTCGGGCTCGACAAGCCAGCGGGTGCGCTGGTCGCGCAGATCCAGGATGACGGCCCGGCTGCCAAGGGTGGCCTGCAGGTTGGCGACGTGATCCTGAGCATGAACGGCCAGCCGATCATCATGTCGGCCGACTTGCCGCATCTGGTCGGCGCGCTCAAGGCCGGCAGCAAAGCCAAGCTGGAAGTGATTCGTGACGGCAAGCGTCAGAATGTCGAACTCACCGTCGGCGCAATCCCGGAAGAGGGCGCGACCCTGGACGCCCTGGGTAACGCCAAGCCAGGTGCGGAGCGCAGCAGCAACCGCCTGGGCATTGCCGTGGTAGAGCTGACTGCCGAGCAGAAGAAAACCTACGACCTCAAGAGTGGCGTCGTGATCAAGGAGGTTCAGGACGGCCCTGCCGCGTTGATCGGCCTGCAGCCGGGCGACGTGATCACCCACCTGAACAACCAGGCAATCGATAACACCAAGGAGTTCACCGACATCGCCAAGGCGTTGCCGAAGAATCGCTCGGTGTCGATGCGTGTGCTGCGTCAAGGGCGTGCGAGCTTCATCACCTTCAAGCTGGCCGAGTAA
- a CDS encoding M48 family metalloprotease, protein MNFLRPTLLTLACLLASPAFADELPSLGDASSAIVSPQQEYQLGRAWLAYLRGQVSQLNDPQLKDYVETSVYKLVETSQVNDRRLEFILINSPQLNAFAAPGGIVGVNGGLFLNAQTEGEYASVLAHELAHLSQRHFARGVEAQSRMQIPMMAALLGGIIAAAAGAGDAGIAAIAGSQAAAIQEQRRFSRQNEQEADRIGILNLEKAGYDPRSMPTMFERLMRQYRFDAKPPEFLLTHPVTESRIADTRNRAEQAKPGGKEDSLRYQLIRARVQLKYEDTPGLAAKRFQAQLDENPKNDVARYGLAIAQIKGTQLKEARESLAPLLAKAPNDITYNLAQIELDITSNRMPDAQQRTDRMLTQYPSNYPLNQVRVDLLLKQNRTADAEKALDGLLKSRPDDPDVWYQVAETRGLSGNIIGLHQARAEYFALVGDFQQAIQQLDFAKRRAGNNFPLSSRIDARQRELIEQERLVKGMMS, encoded by the coding sequence ATGAATTTTTTGCGCCCTACCCTGCTGACGCTGGCCTGCCTGCTGGCCTCCCCGGCCTTCGCTGACGAGCTGCCGTCACTCGGCGACGCCAGTTCTGCCATTGTCTCGCCTCAACAGGAATACCAACTGGGCCGCGCGTGGCTGGCCTACCTGCGGGGCCAGGTCTCGCAGCTCAATGACCCGCAGCTCAAGGATTACGTCGAAACCAGCGTGTACAAGCTGGTGGAGACCAGCCAGGTCAATGACCGGCGCCTGGAATTCATTCTGATCAACAGCCCTCAGCTCAACGCCTTCGCGGCACCCGGCGGGATCGTCGGGGTCAATGGTGGGCTGTTCCTCAATGCCCAGACCGAAGGCGAATACGCATCGGTGCTGGCCCACGAGTTGGCGCACTTATCCCAGCGTCACTTTGCCCGAGGCGTGGAAGCGCAGTCGCGCATGCAGATCCCCATGATGGCGGCCCTGCTCGGCGGCATCATTGCTGCCGCAGCCGGTGCTGGCGATGCGGGCATTGCCGCGATTGCCGGCTCCCAGGCCGCCGCGATCCAGGAGCAACGTCGCTTTTCCCGGCAGAACGAACAGGAAGCCGATCGTATCGGCATCCTCAACCTGGAGAAAGCCGGCTACGACCCACGCTCCATGCCCACCATGTTCGAGCGCCTGATGCGCCAGTATCGCTTCGACGCCAAGCCACCGGAATTCCTTTTGACGCACCCGGTGACAGAATCGCGGATCGCCGACACCCGCAACCGCGCGGAGCAGGCCAAACCCGGTGGAAAGGAAGACAGCTTGCGCTATCAACTGATCCGCGCGCGGGTGCAGCTGAAGTACGAAGACACGCCAGGCCTCGCCGCCAAACGGTTCCAGGCACAGCTGGACGAGAATCCGAAGAACGATGTGGCGCGCTATGGCTTGGCCATCGCCCAGATCAAGGGCACCCAGCTCAAGGAAGCGCGGGAAAGCCTGGCGCCTTTGCTGGCCAAAGCGCCCAACGACATTACCTACAACCTGGCGCAGATCGAGCTGGATATCACCAGCAATCGCATGCCGGACGCACAACAACGCACCGACCGCATGCTTACCCAGTATCCGAGCAACTACCCGCTGAACCAGGTCCGCGTAGACTTGTTGCTGAAGCAGAACCGCACGGCTGATGCGGAAAAAGCCCTGGATGGCTTGCTCAAGTCTCGGCCGGACGATCCGGACGTGTGGTATCAGGTCGCCGAAACGCGCGGTTTGTCGGGCAATATCATTGGACTGCACCAGGCACGCGCCGAATATTTCGCCCTGGTGGGCGACTTCCAGCAGGCCATTCAGCAGTTGGATTTTGCCAAGCGCCGCGCCGGCAATAATTTTCCGTTGTCCTCGCGAATCGATGCGCGCCAGCGTGAGCTGATCGAGCAGGAACGCCTGGTGAAAGGGATGATGAGCTAA
- a CDS encoding sulfurtransferase TusA family protein, which produces MTDAVAFDAELDASGLNCPLPLLKAKLELNRLASGAVLKVIATDAGSQRDFRTFAKLAGHTLVQEDEAAGVYRYWLRKA; this is translated from the coding sequence ATGACCGACGCTGTAGCCTTTGACGCCGAACTCGATGCCAGCGGCCTCAACTGTCCGTTGCCCTTGCTCAAGGCCAAGCTGGAGCTCAATCGACTGGCCAGTGGCGCCGTACTCAAGGTGATCGCCACCGACGCAGGCTCCCAGCGCGACTTTAGGACCTTCGCCAAGCTGGCGGGCCATACGCTGGTCCAGGAAGACGAGGCAGCAGGTGTGTACCGTTACTGGTTACGCAAGGCCTGA
- a CDS encoding peroxiredoxin, with amino-acid sequence MPVAIDTPVADFEAQATSGQTFSLAALKGKQVVIYFYPKDSTPGCTTEGQGFRDQYAAFKAANTEVFGVSRDSVKSHENFKGKQAFPFELISDKDEAVCQLFDVIKLKKLYGKEYLGVDRSTFLIDSEGVLRQEWRGVKVPGHVDAVLAAAQALNKA; translated from the coding sequence ATGCCGGTAGCCATCGACACACCCGTAGCCGATTTCGAAGCCCAGGCCACCAGCGGCCAGACCTTCAGCCTTGCCGCCCTCAAGGGCAAGCAAGTGGTGATCTATTTCTACCCCAAGGACAGCACCCCGGGTTGCACCACCGAGGGTCAAGGTTTTCGTGATCAATACGCCGCATTCAAGGCTGCCAATACCGAAGTGTTTGGCGTGTCGCGCGACAGCGTGAAGTCCCACGAAAACTTCAAGGGCAAGCAGGCGTTCCCGTTCGAGCTGATCAGCGACAAGGACGAGGCGGTATGCCAGTTGTTTGATGTGATCAAGCTGAAGAAGCTATACGGCAAGGAATACCTGGGTGTGGATCGCAGCACCTTTCTGATCGACAGTGAAGGCGTGCTGCGTCAGGAATGGCGCGGCGTGAAAGTGCCCGGGCATGTGGACGCGGTTCTGGCGGCGGCACAGGCACTGAACAAGGCCTGA
- a CDS encoding glycine cleavage system protein R, with product MSTPTVREQFLVISALGANPMELTNVLCRASHENRCAVVTSRLTRHGECSALVLQISGSWDALARLETGLPGLAKKHNFTVNVVRSAALENRPQALPYVAYVSSAYRSDIVNELCQFFIDHNVELENLTCDTYQAPQTGGTMLNATFTVTLPAGVQISWLRDQFLDFADALNLDALIEPWRPQNPM from the coding sequence ATGTCCACCCCCACAGTTCGCGAACAATTCCTTGTTATCAGTGCCCTCGGCGCCAACCCCATGGAGCTGACCAACGTCCTGTGCCGCGCCAGCCATGAAAACCGCTGCGCCGTGGTGACCTCCCGCCTGACCCGCCATGGCGAGTGCAGTGCGCTGGTGCTGCAGATTTCCGGCAGCTGGGACGCCCTCGCACGCCTGGAGACCGGCCTGCCGGGCCTGGCCAAGAAGCACAATTTCACCGTTAACGTGGTACGCAGCGCCGCCCTGGAAAATCGCCCACAGGCCTTGCCTTATGTGGCCTATGTCAGCTCGGCCTATCGCTCGGACATCGTCAACGAGCTGTGCCAGTTCTTTATCGACCACAACGTCGAGTTGGAGAACCTCACCTGCGACACCTACCAGGCGCCACAAACCGGCGGCACCATGCTCAATGCCACCTTCACCGTGACCTTGCCGGCCGGCGTGCAGATCAGTTGGTTGCGCGACCAGTTCCTGGATTTCGCCGACGCCCTGAACCTTGACGCCCTGATCGAGCCTTGGCGCCCACAGAACCCCATGTAA
- the dapA gene encoding 4-hydroxy-tetrahydrodipicolinate synthase, which translates to MIAGSMVALVTPMDAQGHLDWDSLGKLVDFHLQEGTNAIVAVGTTGESATLDVEEHIQVIEFVVKRVAGRIAVIAGTGANSTREAIELTRNAKKAGADACLLVTPYYNKPTQEGLYQHFRTIAEAVDIPQILYNVPGRTACDMKAETVIRLSTVPNIIGIKEATGDLQRAKDILAGVSSDFLLYSGDDATAVELILLGGKGNISVTANVAPRAMSEMCAAAIAGDAATARAIHEKLMPLNKTLFIESNPIPVKWALFEMGLMPDGIRLPLTRLSEACHEPLRQALRQSGVLV; encoded by the coding sequence ATGATTGCGGGCAGTATGGTGGCACTGGTCACACCCATGGATGCACAAGGTCATCTCGACTGGGACAGCCTGGGCAAACTGGTGGACTTCCACCTGCAAGAAGGCACCAACGCCATCGTGGCGGTCGGCACCACAGGTGAATCGGCCACCCTCGATGTGGAAGAACACATCCAGGTGATCGAGTTCGTGGTCAAGCGCGTTGCGGGCCGCATCGCCGTGATCGCCGGTACCGGCGCCAACTCGACGCGTGAAGCGATCGAACTGACCCGCAATGCCAAGAAGGCCGGCGCCGATGCCTGCCTGCTGGTGACGCCGTACTACAACAAGCCGACTCAGGAAGGCCTGTACCAGCACTTTCGCACCATTGCCGAAGCTGTCGACATCCCGCAGATCCTCTACAACGTACCCGGCCGCACCGCGTGCGACATGAAAGCCGAGACGGTGATCCGCCTGTCTACCGTGCCGAACATCATCGGTATCAAGGAAGCCACCGGCGACCTGCAGCGCGCCAAGGACATCCTGGCCGGCGTGAGCAGCGATTTCCTGTTGTATTCCGGTGACGACGCCACTGCAGTGGAACTGATCCTGCTGGGTGGCAAGGGCAACATTTCCGTGACCGCCAACGTTGCCCCGCGCGCCATGAGCGAAATGTGCGCCGCCGCCATTGCCGGTGACGCCGCGACCGCGCGTGCGATCCACGAGAAGCTCATGCCGCTCAACAAGACACTGTTTATCGAATCCAACCCTATTCCCGTGAAGTGGGCGCTATTTGAGATGGGCCTGATGCCGGACGGTATCCGTCTGCCGCTCACCCGGCTCAGCGAAGCCTGTCACGAACCGCTGCGACAGGCCCTGCGCCAGTCCGGCGTCCTGGTTTAA